The DNA window TCTTGTCTTAGCGGAAACTGATGTTCAGATTTAGGCATTAGCCAACCCGGTAATGAACTGTATTCTCTGGGAGAAAAAAGAGTCAGACTATCCCAGGTATGGAGCCATGCACCACCTGGAACAGCCTGTTTATCCAGTATAATATATTTCAGTTTTGCTCGTCTCAGATAATATCCACAAGCTAAGGCACTCTGTCCCCCTCCAATAACAATAACATCAAAAATTTCTTCCATCGGATTTTAATACTGTTTAGAAGTTATATATTACATTCTTCGGATAGTTAGCAACAACCACCTCCGGGTGTACATGTATTGCTCTGATTTACCGTTAACTCAGAAAGGTTTTTCTTTTGCTTTTCTGATGGAATACCACAAGCGTCCTGGGCAAGGCATGCTGTTGTTTTGCTTTTCAACACAAATGTTTTTCCGTTAAACTCCAGATCATATTTACCGATGGTATCACTTTGATATTCAACTTCGATCTCCGAATCTTCGATTCCTAATTTCTCCTCAGAAAGTCTGATAATGTTTAACAACTTACCTGGTTTTAAACGATGTTCATAATCATCCGCATTCCAAAGCTGAAAGTTTACAGCTTTTTCGTCACGGATTACACCACCACAGTCAATGAACTTTTTATTGATCTGACCAACTTCTGTAACATGGAAATGTTCAGGTACAAATGTTCCATTTTCTAACTGAAATTCAACATTTTCTAATGTTGGAAGAATTTCTTTGATTTCTGATAATTTCATTGTTTTAATATTTTATAGTTATAATGCAATATTGCGATATTTGTTGACAAATTTTTTTAACAGCATTTGAGCTGTATCTTTTTAAAGTAATAATTGAATTTCGGACTATAAACCATAATATGCAAAAGGCTTATGATAATTGCACCCGGTAAAAGATTCAATGCTATGATCTTGAAAGTTTGATAGTTTTCTATCTGCTGAAAATTTTCAGTTAAACTGATGCCATCAGCATTTATATTTATTTTAATCACTAAAAAAACAGCGATAGCCGCGAAGTGGAAACCATTTACCAAAAGGTGAACAATATATTCCCATCTTGGCAACCCTCCCATAAATGCTCTACTATCTTTTTCAACATAGGCATCGACCAACAAGGTGATAATATCAACTGCAATCAAAATGCAGCCTAATAAAAACAAATTGTTGTTTTCAATATTGATGAATAGAGAGATTAAAATACCCGTAAATAATAAGGCTCTTATTGTATGTGTAAGATGTTCAAAACGACTTTCTTCATGTTGATAGAGGCGATATTTATATAGGTGTAAGAATACACCATCAAATACTGCCAGTAGTGAATAGCTGATCAATAATATCGATGATATAATGAAAGCAATTTCCATTTTCTTAACAACATTTTTGGTTAGTTACCGTAAAGATTATTTTTGAAAAATACTCTTTCAATATGTCAAAAGTATTTTCGTCAATACAATAACAAACTGAATTACCTTCAATGCTTCCTTTTATCAATCCTGCGTTTTTCAGTTCTTTTAAATGTTGTGATACAGTTGGCTGTGCTAACGGTAATTCATTCACAATGTCTCCAGTTATACAAGTATTGACCTTCAACAAATACTCGATAATAGCAATTCTAGCAGGATGTCCCAAGGCTTTAGCAATAACCGCTATCTGGTTCTGGCTTTCAGTAAAATGCTCTGTTTTTGTAGCTCCCATGTCATAATTATTATATTGCAATATTACGATATTATTTTTGATATAAAAAGATAATGATGATATTTTTTTATATGTTACCGCAAACCTTAAATATAAAAAAAGGGATAATTTAAATTGTTTCTTTGA is part of the Chryseobacterium lactis genome and encodes:
- a CDS encoding DUF6428 family protein — translated: MKLSEIKEILPTLENVEFQLENGTFVPEHFHVTEVGQINKKFIDCGGVIRDEKAVNFQLWNADDYEHRLKPGKLLNIIRLSEEKLGIEDSEIEVEYQSDTIGKYDLEFNGKTFVLKSKTTACLAQDACGIPSEKQKKNLSELTVNQSNTCTPGGGCC
- a CDS encoding ArsR/SmtB family transcription factor, producing the protein MGATKTEHFTESQNQIAVIAKALGHPARIAIIEYLLKVNTCITGDIVNELPLAQPTVSQHLKELKNAGLIKGSIEGNSVCYCIDENTFDILKEYFSKIIFTVTNQKCC